A single genomic interval of Meles meles chromosome 9, mMelMel3.1 paternal haplotype, whole genome shotgun sequence harbors:
- the RPL37A gene encoding 60S ribosomal protein L37a, with protein sequence MAKRTKKVGIVGKYGTRYGASLRKMVKKIEISQHAKYTCSFCGKTKMKRRAVGIWHCGSCMKTVAGGAWTYNTTSAVTVKSAIRRLKELKDQ encoded by the exons ATG GCTAAACGCACCAAGAAGGTCGGAATCGTGGGCAAATACGGGACCCGTTATGGTGCCTCCCTCAGGAAGATGGTGAAGAAGATTGAGATAAGCCAGCACGCCAAGTACACTTGCTCCTTCTGTGGCAAA ACCAAGATGAAAAGACGAGCTGTGGGGATCTGGCATTGTGGCTCCTGCATGAAAACCGTCGCTGGTGGCGCCTGGACCTATAA caCCACTTCTGCCGTCACAGTAAAGTCTGCCATCAGAAGACTGAAGGAGTTGAAAGACCAGTAG